In a single window of the Cucurbita pepo subsp. pepo cultivar mu-cu-16 chromosome LG18, ASM280686v2, whole genome shotgun sequence genome:
- the LOC111779712 gene encoding LEAF RUST 10 DISEASE-RESISTANCE LOCUS RECEPTOR-LIKE PROTEIN KINASE-like 1.2 gives MKTFLLRIHFRNAAALVTFTTAFLLRFPPSLADDEDSPPSSAFRRLSDNSDDIKKKIIIGTCTGFGALLLTLLVLGVCYRWRQLRRKRSHMLPYVQRSVLSNPPSVEEAENGGTYLGVHLFSYKELEEATNHFDSNKELGDGGFGTVHYGLLKDGRAVAVKRLFESNFKRVEQFMNEVGILARLRHHNLVSLYGCTSSNSRELLLVYEYVPNGTVADHLHGKLEKPGKLPWSTRMKIAIETASALVYLHASEIIHRDVKTNNILLDNHYSVKVADFGLSRLFPLDVTHVSTAPQGTPGYVDPEYHQCYQLSDKSDVFSFGVVLVELMSSMPAVDITRHRQEINLFNMAINKIQSHALHELVDPSLGFESDYKIKDMITSVAEVAFRCLQSMKDERPTMMEVLDSLNAIQNRNSDAVQEQTRGAYSRNWA, from the exons ATGAAGACGTTTCTGCTGCGGATCCATTTTCGGAACGCCGCCGCGCTCGTCACCTTCACCACCGCCTTCCTCCTCCGCTTTCCGCCGTCTCTCGCCGACGATGAAGATTCACCGCCTTCCTCCGCTTTCCGCCGTCTCTCCG ACAATAGCGACGACATCAAAAAGAAGATTATCATTG GCACATGCACTGGTTTTGGAGCCTTGCTTTTAACCTTACTTGTTCTTGGCGTCTGCTACCGATGGCGCCAGCTCCGTCGTAAAAGGTCTCACATGCTGCCATACGTGCAACGGAGCGTTCTCTCGAATCCACCGTCCGTGGAAGAAGCTGAGAATGGAGGTACCTACTTGGGCGTTCACCTCTTCTCCTATAAAGAACTTGAAGAAGCCACGAACCATTTCGACTCCAACAAAGAGCTCGGTGATGGAGGCTTTGGCACAGTGCATTATG GCTTACTCAAAGACGGGCGTGCCGTTGCTGTCAAACGGTTGTTCGAAAGCAATTTCAAGAGAGTTGAGCAGTTCATGAATGAGGTCGGGATCCTCGCACGTTTACGCCACCACAACCTCGTTTCACTTTACGGTTGTACCTCGAGCAACAGCCGCGAGCTTCTGCTCGTGTATGAATACGTTCCGAACGGTACGGTGGCTGATCACCTCCATGGAAAACTAGAAAAGCCAGGCAAGCTTCCATGGTCTACAAGAATGAAGATTGCTATAGAAACTGCAAGTGCTTTAGTGTATCTCCATGCTTCTGAAATCATCCACCGCGATGTCAAAACCAACAACATCCTCCTCGACAACCACTACTCCGTTAAAGTAGCCGATTTCGGGTTATCCCGCCTCTTCCCACTCGACGTCACGCACGTGTCAACCGCTCCACAAGGCACTCCCGGCTATGTCGACCCGGAGTACCATCAGTGCTACCAACTCTCTGATAAAAGCGATGTCTTCAGCTTCGGCGTCGTACTTGTTGAACTCATGTCCTCAATGCCTGCTGTTGACATCACAAGACATAGACAAGAGATCAACCTGTTCAACATGGCCATCAACAAGATCCAAAGCCACGCATTACACGAGCTCGTCGACCCATCACTCGGTTTCGAATCAGACTACAAAATCAAAGACATGATAACGAGCGTCGCAGAGGTCGCATTTCGATGCCTGCAGAGCATGAAAGACGAGAGGCCAACAATGATGGAAGTTCTCGACAGTCTAAACGCCATACAGAATCGAAACAGCGATGCTGTGCAG GAGCAAACAAGAGGAGCCTATTCAAGGAATTGGGCATGA
- the LOC111779990 gene encoding zinc finger protein BRUTUS-like — protein MATPLTGLHHRDGGGGVAFLANSVNKMDSASAPSSPNDCLRSSEPQSPILIFLFFHKAIRKELDTLHRLAMAFAIGQRADIRPLFERYHFLRSIYKHHSNAEDEVIFPALDIRVKNVAQTYSLEHKGESNLFDQLFELLNSNTRNDESFPRELASCTGALKTSVSQHMAKEEEQVFPLLIEKFTLEEQASLVWQFFCSIPVYMMAQFLPWLSSSVSPDEFQDLQKCLTNVVPEEKLLQQVIFTWMEERSCDTVSTSCFDDSPVLHHSDPTTHTSNHQGNVNCACALTSHGKRKYLESSSDTSDYVVTHPINEILFWHNAIERELNDIAEEARKIQLSGKFSNLSTFNERLQFIAEVCIYHSIAEDKVIFPAVDGEFSFFQEHAEEESQFNEFSCLIENIQRAGASSTSRDEFYVKLCSHADQIIDTIKRHFHNEEVQVLPLARKHFSCKRQRELLYQSLCMMPLKLIERVLPWLVGSLKEDEARDFLKNMQLAAPAKDTALVTLFSGWACKARNDGLCISSRAAGCCAVQRLPDIEEDTVQSSCSCAPALIAREGPKSDPEETNVHVKRPAIRNVPMSCRLCDGRIASETVNAQQQCCGDQSCRVPALGVNSKNLGLSSIFSSKSMRSLSPSSCAPSLNSSLFSWETDNATSDVGSAGRPIDTIFKFHKAIRKDLEYLDVESGKLGDCDGTFLRQFIGRFRLLWGLYRAHSNAEDDIVFPALESKETLHNVSHSYTLDHKQEEKLFEDISCVLSEISLLHESLHEVQLDESYSRSDVGSVNMAGKDCNRMYNELATKLQGMCKSIRVTLDQHIFREELELWPLFGKHFSVEEQDKIVGRIIGTTGAEVLQSMLPWVTSALTQDEQNTMMDTWKQATRNTMFNEWLNDCWRGTASSTLNGETSEACVAEKDSGLIESLDQNDQMFKPGWKDIFRMNQNELESEIRKVYQDSTLDPRRKAYLVQNLMTSRWIAAQQKLPQANIEDNSNGEDAAGRTPSFRCVEKKIFGCEHYTRNCKLLAACCGKLFTCRFCHDNVSDHSMDRKATSEMMCMNCLTIQSVGPVCTTPSCNGLSMAKYYCNICKFFDDERTVYHCPFCNLCRVGKGLGIDFFHCMICNCCLGIKLESHKCLEKSLETNCPICCDFLFTSSATVRPLPCGHYMHSACFQAYTCSHYTCPICSKSLGDMAVYFGMLDALLAAEELPEEYRERCQDILCNDCERKGTSRFHWLYHKCEFCGSYNTRVIKNDAAYAAECPSSNQ, from the exons ATGGCGACGCCGTTGACAGGGCTACATCACAGGGACGGTGGCGGAGGGGTGGCTTTTTTGGCTAATTCTGTTAATAAAATGGATTCCGCGTCGGCTCCGTCGTCGCCGAATGATTGTTTGAGGAGCTCCGAGCCACAGTCTCCGAttcttattttccttttcttccacAAAGCTATTCGCAAAGAGCTCGATACGCTACACCGGCTGGCCATGGCATTTGCCATCGGCCAGAGAGCAGATATTCGGCCGCTATTTGAACGATATCATTTTCTTAGATCGATTTACAAGCACCACTCCAATGCTGAAGACGAG GTAATTTTTCCTGCACTTGATATTCGTGTGAAGAATGTGGCACAGACATATTCCCTTGAACACAAGGGTGAAAGCAATCTGTTTGATCAACTTTTTGAGCTTCTTAATTCGAATACACGAAATGATGAAAGCTTCCCAAGGGAGTTAGCGTCCTGCACTGGTGCCCTAAAGACATCTGTGAGCCAGCACATGGCTAAGGAAGAAGAGCAG gtaTTTCCCTTGCTTATAGAAAAGTTCACATTGGAAGAGCAGGCATCTCTCGTTTGGCAGTTCTTCTGCAGTATTCCTGTGTACATGATGGCTCAATTCCTCCCTTGGCTTTCTTCATCTGTTTCACCTGATGAATTTCAGGATCTACAGAAATGTTTAACTAATGTAGTCCCCGAGGAAAAGCTTCTTCAACAG GTCATATTTACTTGGATGGAAGAGAGAAGTTGTGACACCGTATCAACAAGTTGCTTTGATGATTCTCCAGTTCTACATCATTCAGATCCTACTACTCATACATCAAATCATCAAGGAAATGTAAATTGTGCTTGTGCATTGACCAGCCATGGGAAAAGGAAATATTTGGAGTCCAGTTCTGATACATCAGATTATGTGGTAACTCATCCAATTAATGAAATACTGTTTTGGCATAATGCCATCGAAAGGGAGTTGAATGACATAGCTGAGGAGGCTAGGAAGATACAACTTTCTGGGAAGTTTAGTAATCTATCAACTTTCAACGAGAGGTTGCAATTCATTGCTGAAGTTTGCATTTATCATAG TATTGCTGAGGACAAGGTAATCTTTCCTGCAGTAGATGgagagttttcttttttccaggAACATGCTGAAGAAGAAAGTCAATTCAATGAGTTTAGTTGCCTGATTGAAAATATTCAAAGGGCAGGGGCTAGTTCTACTTCAAGAGATGAATTTTACGTGAAGTTGTGTTCTCATGCTGATCAAATAATAGATACCATTAAGAGGCACTTCCATAATGAAGAAGTTCAG GTTCTTCCACTTGCTAGAAAGCACTTTAGTTGCAAGAGACAACGGGAATTGTTGTATCAAAGTTTGTGTATGATGCCTCTGAAACTGATTGAACGAGTCTTGCCATGGCTGGTAGGATCATTAAAAGAAGATGAGGCTAGAGATTTTCTCAAGAACATGCAGTTGGCAG CTCCAGCTAAAGATACTGCTTTGGTGACTCTCTTTTCTGGTTGGGCTTGCAAGGCCCGCAATGATGGTTTGTGCATATCTTCAAGAGCAGCTGGCTGTTGTGCAGTTCAAAGGTTACCTGATATTGAAGAAGACACTGTTCAATCGTCTTGTTCATGTGCCCCTGCATTGATTGCAAGGGAAGGTCCAAAATCCGATCCAGAAGAAACTAATGTTCATGTTAAGAGGCCAGCCATACGGAATGTTCCTATGTCATGCAGACTTTGTGATGGCCGTATTGCTTCAGAGACCGTTAATGCCCAGCAACAATGTTGTGGTGATCAGTCCTGCCGTGTTCCAGCTTTAGGAGTAAACAGCAAGAATCTGGGGTTAAGTTCTATTTTCTCATCCAAGTCTATGCGATCCTTATCTCCCAGCTCTTGTGCACCTTCTCTCAATTCCAGCCTTTTTTCATGGGAAACGGATAATGCCACTTCTGATGTTGGGTCTGCAGGACGTCCCATtgatactatttttaaatttcacaaAGCGATACGCAAAGACTTAGAATATTTAGATGTTGAATCTGGAAAACTTGGTGATTGTGATGGAACATTTCTCCGGCAATTTATTGGAAGATTTCGCCTTCTATGGGGGTTATATCGCGCTCATAGTAATGCTGAAGATGATATTGTATTTCCTGCTCTGGAATCCAAAGAGACATTGCACAATGTAAGTCACTCATATACGCTCGACCATAAGCAGGAGGAAAAACTATTTGAGGATATTTCATGTGTTCTCTCTGAGATTTCACTCCTTCATGAAAGTCTGCATGAGGTTCAGTTAGATGAGAGTTATTCTAGAAGTGACGTAGGTTCTGTTAATATGGCGGGGAAGGATTGTAATAGAATGTACAACGAGCTTGCTACAAAGCTTCAAGGAATGTGCAAATCTATAAGAGTTACCCTGGATCAGCATATTTTTAGGGAAGAACTTGAACTTTGGCCGCTGTTTGGGAAACACTTTTCCGTCGAGGAGCAAGACAAAATAGTTGGTCGTATTATTGGGACAACAGGTGCTGAAGTTCTCCAGTCAATGTTGCCATGGGTAACATCTGCACTTACTCAAGACGAACAGAATACCATGATGGATACGTGGAAGCAGGCCACGAGAAACACCATGTTCAACGAATGGCTCAACGATTGTTGGAGAGGGACTGCTTCGTCTACTTTAAATGGTGAAACATCGGAAGCTTGTGTTGCCGAGAAAG ATTCTGGGCTCATTGAGAGCTTGGATCAGAATGATCAAATGTTCAAGCCTGGCTGGAAAGATATTTTTCGCATGAACCAAAATGAACTTGAATCAGAAATCAGAAAGGTTTATCAGGACTCGACTCTTGATCCAAGGAGAAAAGCATATCTTGTGCAGAATCTTATGACCAG TCGCTGGATTGCTGCACAGCAGAAATTGCCTCAAGCAAACATAGAAGACAATTCCAATGGTGAAGATGCAGCAGGACGAACACCATCTTTTCGCTGTGtcgagaaaaaaatatttgggtGTGAACATTACACTAGAAACTGCAAGCTTCTTGCTGCTTGCTGCGGAAAGTTATTTACTTGTCGATTTTGTCATGATAATGTCAGCGATCACTCAATGGACAG GAAAGCAACATCAGAGATGATGTGTATGAACTGTCTAACAATTCAATCAGTTGGGCCAGTATGCACTACACCTTCTTGCAATGGATTATCAATGGCGAAATACTATTGcaatatttgtaaattttttgatGATGAAAG GACTGTGTATCATTGCCCATTTTGCAACTTATGCCGTGTTGGGAAGGGTCTTGGAATTGATTTTTTCCATTGCATGATTTGCAATTGTTGCCTTGGGATAAAGCTGGAGAGTCACAAGTGCCTGGAGAAAAGTTTAGAAACGAATTGTCCCATCTGTTGTGATTTCTTATTTACATCCAGTGCAACAGTCAGACCGCTACCCTGTGGTCATTACATGCATTCAGCTTGCTTTCAG GCCTACACTTGCAGCCATTATACCTGTCCTATTTGCAGCAAGTCCTTGGGAGATATGGCG GTTTATTTTGGCATGCTTGATGCCTTGTTGGCTGCTGAGGAGCTGCCAGAGGAGTACAGGGAACGTTGCCAG GACATACTGTGCAATGACTGTGAACGGAAAGGCACATCGCGGTTCCATTGGCTATATCATAAATGCGAGTTCTGCGGATCATACAACACCCGGGTAATCAAGAACGATGCCGCATATGCCGCTGAATGCCCCTCTTCCAATCAGTGA
- the LOC111779669 gene encoding uncharacterized protein LOC111779669, whose translation MAMAPDRSKPLHNFSLPYLKWGSQRFLKCMKLSSNSNPASHRQSESYRVRERPINSKGANSTRFSSPMKHSEGNNDRSSSIEIMREKIMLDIREESKRLKFSIADEGGEGESAAARPWNLRTRRAACKAPQDERTPEFGSSSIKAVTKKEKEKEKEKNRSTLFVSLSKEELEEDFAVLVGKLPRRPKKRPRTVQKQLDALFPGLLLTEITVDSYKVAET comes from the coding sequence ATGGCTATGGCGCCTGATCGATCAAAGCCGCTGCACAACTTCTCCTTGCCGTATCTCAAATGGGGCTCCCAGAGATTCCTCAAGTGTATGAAGCTTTCTTCTAACTCCAACCCCGCTTCTCATCGCCAATCGGAATCCTACCGAGTTCGGGAGAGACCTATTAATTCTAAAGGCGCGAACTCCACCAGATTCTCTTCTCCGATGAAACACAGTGAAGGGAACAACGATCGGAGCAGTTCCATTGAAATCATGCGCGAGAAGATCATGCTCGATATTAGGGAGGAATCGAAGAGACTCAAGTTTTCGATTGCTGATGAAGGCGGCGAGGGAGAATCCGCTGCGGCTCGGCCGTGGAATTTGCGGACTCGTAGAGCAGCGTGTAAGGCTCCTCAAGATGAGAGGACTCCAGAATTCGGTTCATCTTCGATCAAAGCTGTAacgaagaaggagaaggagaaggagaaggagaagaatcGGAGTACGTTATTTGTATCGCTGTCGAAAGAAGAGCTTGAAGAGGACTTCGCGGTGCTCGTCGGTAAGCTACCGAGGAGGCCAAAGAAGAGGCCTAGAACTGTACAAAAGCAATTGGAT